A genome region from Coprococcus phoceensis includes the following:
- a CDS encoding glycosyltransferase family 2 protein produces the protein MDEKKFISFIIPAYNAEQTIKRCLESISFISRNDMEVLVIDDGSEDDTSKICNNLKDSRIHIISQKNSGVSSARNHGIEKAKGEYICFVDADDVINAEEYTEVINQIREDDDLIMFNYCKKSGEKIVLQELPESEGVYEREVCKSIARRMKSSYTYKRENTNPFGAKVWQYIYKKSFLEEHNLNFQTKLPYAEDLCFCVELLLKIDKIKIVDICAYQNNEIEGSASRRYRSEFWEELQNVLNILEISEEHEYYQLYYSYGKSAINHFTKYLSFNQALQKCENIVKNLEFKKAVSLMTFPRKTFSEKLEDFCYQRGKIIIIVLYKKLNQSVMRTGSKVKHIIKNINNRRR, from the coding sequence GTGGACGAAAAGAAATTTATTTCCTTTATCATACCGGCTTATAATGCGGAACAAACAATTAAGAGATGCTTGGAAAGCATTAGTTTTATATCAAGAAATGATATGGAAGTATTGGTAATAGATGATGGTTCAGAAGATGACACAAGCAAGATATGCAATAACTTAAAAGATTCAAGAATTCATATTATATCACAAAAAAACTCTGGAGTTTCATCTGCTAGAAATCATGGAATTGAAAAGGCAAAAGGAGAATACATTTGTTTTGTTGACGCAGATGACGTGATAAATGCAGAAGAGTATACAGAAGTAATTAATCAGATTAGAGAAGATGATGATCTTATCATGTTTAATTATTGCAAGAAAAGTGGCGAAAAAATAGTATTGCAAGAATTGCCAGAGAGCGAAGGTGTTTATGAACGAGAGGTATGTAAATCTATTGCTCGAAGAATGAAGAGCAGCTATACATATAAAAGGGAGAATACCAATCCATTTGGTGCCAAAGTTTGGCAGTACATTTATAAAAAAAGTTTTTTAGAAGAACATAATTTGAATTTTCAAACAAAATTGCCATATGCGGAGGATCTTTGCTTTTGTGTTGAACTTTTATTAAAAATAGATAAGATAAAAATTGTAGACATATGTGCATATCAGAACAATGAGATTGAAGGAAGTGCAAGCAGAAGATATAGAAGTGAATTTTGGGAAGAACTACAAAATGTTTTAAATATACTGGAAATTTCAGAAGAACACGAATATTATCAATTATATTATTCATATGGAAAGAGCGCAATTAATCATTTTACCAAATATTTATCTTTTAATCAGGCATTACAGAAATGCGAAAATATTGTGAAAAATTTGGAATTTAAAAAGGCAGTCAGCTTAATGACTTTTCCTAGAAAGACTTTTTCTGAAAAATTAGAAGATTTTTGTTATCAAAGAGGAAAAATTATTATTATTGTATTGTATAAGAAATTAAACCAATCGGTTATGAGAACAGGGAGCAAAGTGAAACATATAATAAAAAACATAAATAATAGGAGACGTTAA
- a CDS encoding Gfo/Idh/MocA family protein translates to MKYALIGCGRISTNHVKAVINNNLEFVAVCDVVPEHMEEVLAKHDLQNDTSIKRYTDYKKLVEENELDLVGIATESGIHAEIALYCIEHNINVIIEKPMAMSIEDADKIIKLSEEKGVKVSACHQNRFNIAVQEMRKALEAGRFGKLSHGSIHVRWNRNENYYTQAPWRGTWSQDGGALMNQCIHGIDLLRWMLGNEIDEVYGVTKQQFHDYLEAEDIGMAVVKFKNGAVATIEGTTNVYPQNLEETLYLFGETGTVKLGGKSTNNIDVWNFADETEEDQANKGLEEATSNVYGNGHTSLYADVIDAIENDRAPYVDAYAGRNALELVLAIYKSQKEGKAVKLPLDKFASVDMTGEF, encoded by the coding sequence ATGAAATATGCACTAATCGGATGTGGACGTATTTCCACAAATCATGTAAAGGCAGTTATTAATAACAACTTAGAGTTTGTTGCGGTATGTGATGTTGTACCGGAACATATGGAAGAGGTATTAGCGAAGCATGATTTGCAAAATGATACAAGTATCAAACGATATACAGACTATAAAAAGTTAGTGGAAGAAAATGAACTTGATCTTGTGGGAATTGCCACAGAGAGTGGCATTCATGCAGAAATCGCTTTATATTGTATTGAGCATAATATCAATGTGATTATTGAAAAACCTATGGCAATGAGCATTGAAGATGCAGATAAGATTATTAAACTTTCTGAAGAGAAAGGTGTTAAGGTATCTGCATGTCATCAGAATCGTTTTAATATTGCAGTTCAGGAAATGCGAAAAGCGTTAGAAGCAGGAAGATTTGGAAAGTTATCTCATGGTTCTATTCATGTGCGTTGGAACAGAAACGAGAATTATTATACACAGGCGCCATGGAGAGGAACATGGTCTCAGGACGGTGGAGCGCTTATGAACCAGTGTATTCACGGAATTGACTTGCTTCGCTGGATGCTGGGAAATGAGATTGACGAAGTATATGGTGTGACAAAACAGCAGTTCCATGACTATTTAGAGGCAGAAGATATCGGTATGGCAGTTGTAAAATTTAAAAATGGAGCAGTTGCTACAATTGAAGGAACAACGAATGTGTATCCTCAAAATTTAGAGGAGACATTATATCTGTTTGGAGAGACAGGAACTGTAAAATTAGGCGGAAAATCAACAAATAATATTGATGTATGGAATTTTGCAGATGAGACAGAAGAAGATCAGGCAAACAAAGGCTTGGAGGAAGCAACAAGCAATGTATATGGAAACGGACATACAAGTCTTTATGCAGATGTGATCGATGCGATTGAAAATGACAGAGCGCCATATGTAGATGCATATGCAGGAAGAAATGCATTGGAACTTGTGTTAGCTATTTATAAGAGTCAGAAAGAAGGAAAAGCGGTAAAATTACCATTAGATAAATTCGCAAGTGTAGATATGACAGGAGAGTTTTAA
- a CDS encoding lipopolysaccharide biosynthesis protein produces the protein MKINRTQNATRNIAFGVVLRIYQMLMPFVMRTIMIYLLGVNYLGLNSLFTSILQVLNLAEMGVGLAMVYSMYEPIAKDDSEKVCALMQLYKVYYRVIGAVVLIGGCLVIPFLPKLIKSDIPPDMNIYILYILNLLATVLTYWLFAYKNSILYAHQRADISTKVAIITETIKYLLQIVVLAVFQSYYLYTIVIVATQILTNIITAVVAGKIYPQYKASGKLSKEEVRQINAKIRDLFTSKLGTVVFNSVDTIIISAFLGLRILAIYQNYYFIVTSVTSLISIIFSSSTAGIGNSLIIESEEKNYNDFKKFTLIIIWISGFCTMCMLCLFQPFMKIWVTEKLMLEFHAVILFCVYFFVNQINLLMEAYKDAAGMWHEDRFRPLTLSVINLVLNLILVQFIGVYGVLLASCITKAFIGIPWVIYNLFHVVFRQNVSEYIKKLCLDISIVLVVSVCIYKLCLLIPLEGIIGLGIKCIICCLGGNLLYLMAFRLDKEYKSVILIGKSILPRRLKRIVDTIV, from the coding sequence ATGAAAATTAATCGGACTCAAAATGCAACACGCAATATTGCGTTTGGAGTTGTTTTGAGAATTTATCAGATGCTGATGCCATTTGTTATGAGGACTATTATGATTTACCTATTAGGGGTTAATTATCTAGGACTAAATAGTCTGTTTACGTCTATTTTGCAGGTCCTTAACTTGGCGGAGATGGGTGTTGGTTTGGCTATGGTTTATAGTATGTACGAACCCATTGCAAAAGATGATTCGGAAAAAGTATGCGCATTAATGCAATTGTATAAAGTATATTATAGAGTTATTGGAGCTGTCGTTTTAATTGGTGGCTGTCTAGTGATTCCATTTTTGCCTAAGCTGATAAAAAGCGATATTCCGCCAGATATGAATATTTATATTTTATATATTTTAAACTTATTGGCAACAGTATTGACTTATTGGCTTTTTGCATACAAAAATAGCATTTTATATGCACATCAACGAGCGGATATCTCAACAAAAGTTGCTATTATTACAGAAACTATCAAGTATTTGCTTCAGATAGTTGTTCTGGCGGTATTCCAAAGCTACTATTTATACACAATTGTAATTGTTGCCACGCAAATACTTACCAATATAATCACTGCAGTAGTAGCTGGAAAAATTTATCCTCAATATAAGGCAAGTGGAAAATTGTCCAAGGAAGAAGTACGTCAAATTAATGCAAAAATAAGGGATTTATTTACTTCTAAATTGGGAACAGTTGTATTTAATTCAGTGGATACAATTATTATTTCCGCTTTTTTAGGTTTACGGATATTAGCAATATATCAGAATTATTATTTTATTGTTACATCTGTTACTAGTTTGATAAGTATTATATTTTCATCAAGTACAGCAGGGATTGGCAATAGTCTAATCATAGAGAGTGAAGAGAAAAATTATAATGATTTCAAGAAATTTACATTAATAATAATATGGATTTCAGGATTTTGTACAATGTGTATGTTGTGTCTTTTTCAACCATTTATGAAAATATGGGTTACAGAAAAATTGATGTTAGAGTTTCATGCTGTGATATTATTTTGTGTATATTTTTTTGTTAATCAAATTAATTTATTAATGGAAGCATATAAAGATGCGGCGGGGATGTGGCACGAAGACAGATTTAGACCATTAACTTTGTCTGTTATTAATTTAGTTTTAAATCTGATTTTAGTACAATTTATTGGTGTTTATGGGGTGCTATTGGCAAGTTGCATAACAAAGGCGTTTATTGGAATACCGTGGGTGATATACAATTTATTTCACGTTGTATTTCGACAAAATGTAAGTGAATATATAAAAAAATTATGTTTAGATATCAGTATTGTTTTAGTTGTATCTGTATGTATCTATAAATTATGTTTATTAATTCCATTAGAGGGGATAATAGGGTTAGGAATCAAGTGTATTATTTGCTGTTTAGGAGGAAATCTTTTGTACCTTATGGCTTTCCGATTAGATAAAGAATATAAATCTGTAATACTTATCGGAAAGAGTATATTACCTCGAAGATTGAAAAGGATAGTTGATACTATTGTGTGA
- a CDS encoding O-antigen ligase family protein has protein sequence MYTRGLNLLEEKICFLLNLVGKVSLKIDDKKRERLLQFSLMLIGICAYGYSALPINVHLLVKCVIGVLIMGAIILFSIDRKIKPVQVNLVIVGLWIGISIFQLIGGVLTSVEYLPMGCVWLVGFPTLFLVWNNRQDYEVLFRGIYRGCLYSALFCMIWSMIFIPINSSGYAGVFRGINAISTHASAIFAIILLRILTGKGRKICVDFIGGCLLISFAFFSHSRSIALIIVGIVIVAVCASIIVLKISMKEIFKKSVMLILGSILMTMLVFQINSFSTRIFQHETSQKSNMESVVDGYVSRMEGKDKAGGGIDNYSSGRVGIWKEAISKFKVFGNPSRDHIVTERNGDVKNNTHNQFIQFFYNNGIIVGVLFCIMAVIAFVDIMKKCFKNENKQLYIQVMLIHISYIGLCTFESIDLPFLYELSFIYLMSYVVLFPKNKEKNLKSL, from the coding sequence ATGTATACAAGAGGTTTGAATTTACTAGAAGAAAAAATTTGTTTTTTATTAAATCTCGTAGGAAAAGTGTCATTAAAAATAGATGATAAAAAGAGGGAAAGATTATTACAATTTTCTTTGATGCTTATTGGGATTTGTGCATATGGATATTCAGCTTTGCCTATTAATGTGCATTTGTTAGTAAAATGTGTGATAGGTGTTCTTATTATGGGAGCTATTATACTGTTTTCAATAGATAGAAAAATAAAACCAGTACAAGTAAATTTGGTTATAGTAGGACTATGGATAGGCATTTCAATTTTTCAGTTAATAGGTGGGGTTCTGACTTCTGTAGAATATCTTCCAATGGGGTGTGTTTGGCTGGTGGGATTCCCAACTCTGTTTTTAGTTTGGAATAACCGACAAGATTATGAAGTGCTATTTCGTGGAATTTATAGAGGGTGTTTGTACTCAGCATTGTTTTGTATGATTTGGTCCATGATTTTTATTCCTATTAATAGTAGCGGCTATGCAGGTGTTTTCAGAGGTATTAATGCAATTAGTACACATGCAAGCGCGATTTTTGCTATTATTCTATTGAGGATTTTAACAGGCAAAGGAAGAAAAATATGTGTAGATTTTATTGGGGGCTGTTTGTTGATCAGTTTTGCATTTTTCTCACATAGTAGATCAATCGCACTTATTATAGTTGGAATTGTAATCGTTGCAGTTTGCGCATCCATTATTGTTTTGAAAATTTCAATGAAAGAAATTTTTAAGAAAAGCGTTATGTTGATTTTGGGAAGTATTTTGATGACTATGTTAGTATTTCAAATAAATTCATTTTCTACAAGAATTTTTCAACATGAAACTTCTCAAAAATCAAATATGGAATCAGTTGTAGATGGATATGTATCCCGTATGGAGGGAAAAGATAAAGCTGGTGGCGGAATTGACAATTATTCTTCAGGAAGAGTTGGTATATGGAAAGAAGCAATCAGTAAATTTAAAGTTTTTGGAAACCCAAGTAGGGATCATATTGTGACAGAAAGAAATGGAGATGTTAAAAATAATACACATAACCAGTTTATACAGTTCTTTTATAATAACGGTATTATAGTAGGTGTACTATTTTGTATAATGGCTGTGATTGCCTTTGTTGATATCATGAAAAAATGCTTTAAGAATGAGAATAAGCAATTATATATACAAGTAATGTTAATTCATATCTCCTACATAGGATTATGTACATTTGAAAGCATAGATTTACCATTTCTATATGAATTAAGTTTTATATATTTAATGAGTTATGTGGTGTTATTTCCTAAAAATAAAGAGAAGAATTTAAAAAGTTTGTAA
- a CDS encoding glycosyltransferase family 2 protein, which yields MTVSVCIIAYNEEKTLKSLFSDIVHQDYPHEKMEIILVDSMSTDHTKKIMEEFSNQQNGFERVKVLSNPKKNQAAGWNVAIRNSIGDIIIRIDAHTKIPKEFVKKNVNCISSGEDVSGGPRPNIAEDNNIWKQTLLLAEKSMFGSSIATYRRSHHKTYVKSVFHGAYRRKVFEKVGLFNENLGRTEDNEMHYRITKAGYRICYTPDIVSYQHTRNTWHGMIKQKYGNGYWIGLTVGICIKCFSVYHFIPFCFVLALIIGGILAVGGIGWPLVTLVILYSLVNILMSVASIVNEKKKHLSYLLLPFIFVSLHISYGIGTIIGLLKMPFWRKKLKTSENFWESLEK from the coding sequence ATGACAGTTTCAGTATGCATTATCGCTTATAATGAAGAAAAAACACTAAAATCTCTTTTTTCAGATATTGTACATCAAGACTATCCACATGAAAAAATGGAAATTATACTAGTAGATTCGATGTCCACTGATCATACAAAAAAAATAATGGAAGAGTTTTCTAATCAGCAAAATGGATTTGAAAGGGTCAAAGTTTTGAGTAATCCGAAAAAGAATCAAGCAGCAGGATGGAATGTTGCTATTCGGAATTCCATAGGTGATATTATTATTAGAATTGACGCTCATACAAAAATCCCAAAGGAATTTGTTAAGAAAAATGTAAATTGTATTAGTAGTGGGGAAGATGTTTCGGGGGGACCAAGACCCAATATTGCAGAAGATAATAATATATGGAAACAGACGTTATTATTAGCAGAAAAATCAATGTTTGGCAGTAGTATTGCAACATATAGAAGGAGTCATCATAAAACATATGTAAAATCAGTGTTTCATGGAGCATATCGAAGAAAAGTATTTGAAAAAGTAGGCTTATTTAATGAAAATTTAGGAAGAACAGAAGATAATGAAATGCATTATCGAATTACAAAAGCAGGATATAGGATTTGTTATACCCCTGATATTGTTTCTTATCAGCATACAAGAAATACATGGCATGGAATGATAAAGCAAAAATATGGAAATGGCTATTGGATAGGTCTCACTGTGGGAATATGTATTAAATGTTTTTCTGTGTACCATTTTATACCGTTTTGCTTTGTGTTGGCATTAATTATAGGTGGCATATTAGCGGTAGGCGGCATTGGTTGGCCACTTGTAACATTAGTAATACTTTATTCGCTTGTTAATATATTAATGTCTGTTGCAAGTATTGTAAATGAAAAGAAAAAACATCTTTCATATTTATTGTTACCTTTTATTTTTGTGTCATTGCATATTTCATACGGTATAGGAACTATTATTGGACTTTTAAAGATGCCATTTTGGAGAAAAAAGTTGAAAACAAGTGAAAATTTTTGGGAGAGTTTGGAAAAATAA
- a CDS encoding glycosyltransferase: MKVLIIPSWYPSKSYPNNGSFFKEQAEAFKREGIEVDILCIDIPYRKTRKDFSYFTKNSYVENGINVYRYVFPVGVLHRFPKLYYVFLKWIAKRIYEKELKGKKYDVIQAQSFLIGGYVGVCLKKTFGCKCVITEHTSKILKSDLNQVEKKVLKKCMEESDRFVCVSENLKSNVMKMTQTQKNIEVFPNLVNEIFSYEKKEREPFIFVSIGNLIPLKRMDLLIEAFCDTFSKTENVKLEIVGSGIEEKNLENIIKKNNRESQIVLCGALTRKEVSKVLKKSHVMALVSEKETFGIVYIEALASGNILIGSDNGGANDIITKENGIILKDSSKLELGKTLRMMYEQYSQYNSEQISKNAICKYGEKAFVRRYRQLFEEVE, translated from the coding sequence GTGAAGGTGTTAATTATACCATCGTGGTATCCTAGTAAAAGTTATCCAAACAATGGGAGTTTCTTCAAAGAACAGGCAGAAGCATTCAAACGCGAAGGGATAGAGGTGGATATTCTTTGTATTGATATTCCATATCGAAAAACTAGAAAAGACTTTTCATATTTTACAAAGAATAGCTATGTAGAAAATGGAATAAACGTATATCGTTATGTATTTCCGGTTGGAGTTTTACATAGATTCCCTAAACTTTATTATGTATTTTTAAAATGGATAGCAAAAAGAATATATGAGAAAGAATTAAAAGGGAAAAAATATGATGTGATTCAGGCACAATCCTTTCTTATAGGAGGATACGTTGGAGTGTGTCTAAAAAAAACCTTTGGATGCAAATGTGTGATTACGGAACACACCTCAAAAATTTTAAAATCTGACTTAAATCAGGTGGAAAAAAAAGTATTAAAAAAATGTATGGAAGAGAGCGATAGATTCGTATGTGTGTCTGAAAATTTAAAAAGTAATGTGATGAAAATGACTCAGACCCAAAAGAATATAGAAGTTTTTCCTAATTTAGTAAATGAAATATTCAGTTATGAAAAAAAAGAACGAGAACCGTTTATATTTGTAAGTATAGGGAATTTGATCCCTTTAAAACGAATGGATTTACTTATTGAAGCTTTTTGTGATACTTTTAGTAAAACAGAAAATGTTAAGTTAGAAATTGTTGGAAGTGGAATAGAAGAAAAAAATCTTGAAAATATAATTAAAAAGAATAATCGTGAAAGCCAAATTGTTTTATGTGGAGCATTAACAAGAAAAGAAGTATCAAAGGTTTTGAAAAAAAGTCATGTGATGGCATTAGTAAGTGAAAAAGAGACATTTGGAATTGTTTACATTGAAGCTTTGGCTAGTGGGAATATATTGATAGGAAGCGATAATGGAGGCGCCAATGACATTATTACTAAAGAAAATGGAATTATATTGAAGGATTCCAGCAAACTAGAATTAGGAAAAACTTTGAGAATGATGTATGAACAATATTCACAGTATAATTCGGAACAAATAAGTAAAAATGCAATTTGTAAATATGGGGAGAAAGCTTTTGTGAGAAGGTATAGACAATTGTTTGAGGAGGTTGAGTAG
- a CDS encoding DegT/DnrJ/EryC1/StrS family aminotransferase: MQFRDLKAQYEALKSDIDAAMTQVASDCNFISGKQVSDLETELAEYVGVKHCITCGNGTDALTMMMMAWNIKEGDAVFVPDFTFFASGEVVSFEGATPVFYDVCQDTFNADAKSLEKAIKAVIEEGKLTPRAIIAVDLFGQPADYVTLEALAKKYDLLLLEDGAQGFGGMIGERRACSFGDAATTSFFPAKPLGCYGDGGAIFTNDDEVAEYLKSIRVHGKGSFKYDNVRIGWNSRLDTIQAAILQVKLKAFKEYELDAVNKVADQYTELLKDIVKTPVVPSKMYSSWAQYTLQLDSEEERDALQAYLKDQGIPTMIYYPKPMHKQLAFEGVKEYVECPITEKLCKTVLSLPMHPYINDEVSEIYHAIAKFMTNE; encoded by the coding sequence ATGCAGTTTAGAGATTTGAAAGCACAGTATGAAGCATTAAAGAGTGATATTGATGCGGCAATGACACAAGTGGCATCTGATTGTAATTTTATTAGCGGAAAACAGGTAAGTGATTTAGAGACAGAATTGGCAGAGTATGTCGGTGTGAAACACTGTATTACATGTGGAAATGGAACAGATGCACTGACTATGATGATGATGGCGTGGAATATCAAAGAAGGAGATGCTGTCTTTGTTCCTGATTTTACCTTTTTCGCTTCCGGAGAGGTGGTGTCTTTTGAAGGCGCAACACCTGTATTTTATGATGTGTGCCAAGATACATTTAATGCAGATGCAAAATCATTAGAAAAAGCAATCAAAGCGGTAATTGAAGAAGGAAAGTTAACACCGAGAGCAATTATTGCAGTTGATTTATTTGGACAACCTGCAGATTACGTAACATTGGAAGCATTAGCGAAAAAATATGATTTGCTTTTATTAGAAGATGGAGCACAAGGATTTGGCGGAATGATCGGTGAAAGAAGAGCGTGCAGCTTTGGTGATGCAGCAACGACATCATTTTTCCCGGCAAAACCACTAGGATGCTACGGTGATGGTGGTGCTATCTTTACAAATGATGATGAGGTGGCAGAGTATTTAAAATCAATTCGTGTACATGGAAAGGGCTCTTTCAAATATGATAATGTTCGTATTGGATGGAACTCAAGATTAGACACGATTCAGGCAGCTATTTTGCAAGTGAAATTGAAAGCGTTTAAAGAATACGAATTAGATGCGGTCAATAAAGTTGCAGATCAATATACAGAATTGTTAAAGGATATTGTGAAGACACCTGTGGTTCCTTCTAAGATGTATTCCAGCTGGGCTCAATACACACTGCAATTAGATTCGGAAGAAGAAAGAGATGCATTACAAGCATATTTAAAAGACCAAGGAATTCCAACTATGATTTATTATCCAAAGCCGATGCATAAACAATTGGCATTTGAGGGAGTTAAAGAATATGTGGAGTGTCCGATTACAGAAAAATTATGTAAAACAGTGTTGTCGCTTCCGATGCATCCGTATATAAATGATGAGGTGAGTGAAATATATCATGCAATAGCAAAGTTTATGACTAATGAATAA
- a CDS encoding acyltransferase, whose amino-acid sequence MSEYFVHESSYVDENVKIGQGTKIWHFSHIQSGAVIGNNCSFGQNVNVSNNVKIGNGVKVQNNVAIYEGVELEDYVFCGPSMVFTNDLTPRAKYPKGSVGYKKTLLKEGATVGANATIVCGHTIGKWAMIAAGAVVTKDVPDYALMAGVPAKQIGWVCECGEVLHENTTCSKCGRKYETNDEKLYEVTEGK is encoded by the coding sequence ATGAGTGAATATTTTGTACATGAGAGCAGTTATGTTGATGAGAACGTAAAAATTGGACAGGGTACAAAAATTTGGCATTTTTCACACATTCAAAGTGGAGCAGTTATTGGTAATAACTGCTCCTTTGGTCAAAATGTGAATGTATCCAATAATGTAAAAATCGGAAATGGAGTAAAGGTTCAAAACAACGTCGCAATCTATGAAGGAGTTGAATTGGAAGACTATGTATTTTGTGGACCATCAATGGTATTTACCAATGATCTGACTCCGAGAGCCAAGTATCCGAAAGGAAGCGTTGGATATAAAAAAACGTTGTTAAAAGAAGGAGCAACAGTAGGGGCAAATGCGACAATTGTATGTGGACATACAATTGGAAAGTGGGCGATGATCGCGGCAGGAGCAGTTGTTACAAAAGATGTTCCAGACTATGCATTGATGGCAGGAGTACCGGCAAAACAAATTGGATGGGTTTGTGAATGTGGAGAGGTATTGCATGAAAATACAACATGCTCAAAGTGTGGAAGAAAATATGAAACAAATGATGAAAAACTTTACGAAGTGACAGAAGGGAAGTAG
- a CDS encoding O-antigen polysaccharide polymerase Wzy family protein, whose translation MGEFGKIMKNIVFFEKLSKSQISRCILGMASVIMLIVGIINGGFNLLLISMTLLLCHNIVYAFEDIRERLLFLIIHITIFTFLISRPLIGMFRGESWWTASSQAAENVYASIYFIWISMSMLWIGAIGGRVYAEKKTGIIAKKDNEKRENFRIHLQIVAEIVFYSTMCFFLIQEGEKLLYMLGKTYTEYYVSFHSQLPGIIYTIASFMKYSLCIFLATFPSKKRAFIPLALYVISAIPELIIGVRNPIMLNCLFVFLYYAIRDICRDKEKWIGRVEKILTCIVAPASLIFMTVYAYIRSGLGIANRNIFQLFIDFFYGQGVTFNVLGIGYGYQTSLPERVGRNYTFGGIIDYIVHGRIGQMLWGTQGLPDGNNIINGVESNSLAHNLAYVTRTEDYLKGQGWGTSYMLENYIDFGYVGLIIFNLVLGFLFIYMLRRFEKNMLVDTITLIALTSIFFIPRAEATGWLTFIVTIQFWACVIACYLGAYICTKCRWLQNILKMLHLYPKCKN comes from the coding sequence TTGGGAGAGTTTGGAAAAATAATGAAAAATATTGTTTTTTTTGAAAAGTTATCTAAGAGCCAAATATCAAGATGCATATTAGGAATGGCAAGTGTAATTATGTTAATAGTGGGAATCATAAATGGTGGATTTAATTTGCTACTAATTAGTATGACATTGTTGTTGTGTCATAATATTGTGTATGCGTTTGAAGATATAAGAGAGAGATTGTTATTTTTGATTATTCACATCACCATATTTACGTTCCTAATATCAAGACCTCTAATAGGTATGTTTAGGGGAGAGTCATGGTGGACTGCTTCTAGTCAAGCAGCCGAGAATGTATATGCGTCCATTTATTTTATTTGGATTTCTATGTCGATGTTATGGATAGGTGCTATTGGAGGTCGAGTTTATGCAGAAAAAAAGACTGGAATAATAGCGAAAAAAGATAATGAGAAAAGGGAAAATTTTCGTATACATCTCCAGATTGTAGCGGAAATTGTATTTTATTCGACAATGTGCTTCTTTTTGATTCAGGAAGGTGAAAAATTATTATATATGTTGGGAAAAACATATACAGAGTATTATGTAAGTTTTCATAGTCAGCTTCCAGGAATAATTTATACAATTGCTTCGTTTATGAAATATAGTTTATGTATATTTCTAGCAACGTTTCCAAGTAAAAAGAGAGCATTTATACCGTTAGCATTATATGTGATTTCAGCAATACCAGAATTAATAATAGGCGTTAGAAATCCAATTATGTTAAACTGTTTATTTGTATTTCTTTATTATGCAATTAGAGACATATGCAGAGATAAAGAAAAATGGATTGGACGAGTTGAAAAAATTCTGACATGTATTGTAGCACCAGCATCTTTAATATTTATGACAGTATATGCCTATATAAGAAGTGGGCTTGGAATTGCTAATCGGAATATTTTTCAACTGTTTATAGATTTCTTTTATGGTCAGGGTGTTACGTTTAATGTATTAGGAATTGGGTATGGATACCAGACAAGTCTTCCAGAACGAGTTGGGAGAAATTACACCTTTGGAGGAATTATTGATTATATTGTTCATGGAAGAATTGGACAAATGTTATGGGGAACGCAAGGATTGCCTGATGGAAACAATATTATCAATGGAGTAGAAAGCAATAGTTTGGCACATAATCTGGCATATGTTACAAGAACCGAAGATTATCTAAAGGGTCAAGGATGGGGGACATCCTATATGTTGGAAAATTATATTGATTTTGGGTATGTAGGATTGATTATTTTCAATTTAGTATTAGGGTTTCTATTTATTTACATGTTAAGAAGGTTTGAAAAAAATATGCTGGTTGATACAATAACGTTGATAGCTCTTACAAGTATTTTTTTTATACCACGAGCAGAAGCAACAGGATGGTTGACCTTTATAGTAACAATTCAGTTTTGGGCATGTGTTATAGCTTGTTATTTAGGAGCGTATATTTGTACAAAGTGTAGATGGTTACAGAATATTTTAAAGATGCTGCATTTGTATCCCAAATGCAAGAATTAA